The sequence GACAGTTAGCCATCTGGTGATCAGCAATGCCCTTTCATGACCTCTGCATGAGACTGCAGCTTCTTCCAGTCTCTGAATCGTCTGATTCACACTCTTATAGGCCCCAACACCCTGCAAATGAAAGATAGAACATTTATAGAGCACAGTGTTCAAATGAGTGCGCACTATCACAGCAAAATCAAAACTTGAATCCAGAAAAGAATAGAACTTTGCAAAGGGAAatgaatttaaaagaaaaaaaggaaagtggAGAAATTTTACAATGCGGTCTTGGAACAATTTGGCTCCTTCAGCAACGGCTTGACCAGCCTGCTGGACGACGGAGTCGGCATAGTTCTTGACCTCCACCGCCTTACTCACAGCCGTTCGCAGCCACGACATGTTTCTCGTCTATCTTACTGGTTTACTACGGAAAGCAATCTTCTTCTGGAGGAAGCTCGGACACAGTCAATGTTTTTACTCGGTGGCGATTGCTTGTATTTTGCAAACCCACGACTATAAACTATTCATTCTTTTTCTTAGAGGTGACCATTTCGGTTTAAATCGGTTTAGTTTGTCTAGGTCAATCAAACTTTAATTGattctttggtttggtttggtttgtatctaatttagtttggtttgaatttcATTTAGTTTGTGTTGGAAtcgatttgatttgattttgtttgtgtttgttcagttctattaaattagtttttaaaaatttataatttagttatgaaatataatttgtaaaacataaaacaaattttattcgacactatttttttttacatttaaatataaagtCAACCATAatgataaaagttttaaaaatatatctaataatctatactattatttgcgaagtaaattttagCAACAGAGCTTCCacattaaaagttagagtggttaatatcgactatacccttaataaattaaatatataaattaataaaaaataaaaacgaatttgcttttttaataatataagtgattaaaactaataataataagaattatctaaaatctaaaaatatatatttattataaaaagataattcctatatatattataacaagataattcttattatattgtgttgttatcttatatattgtattgttatctttaaataatattttttaactataaaaattgaaatttaagatatgaaattatttataattaaatattaatcaaaaaacatatgtataaataaaaaaatgatcatatataaataagttgatgtttgatttctatgtttgatgtttaataaaatataaactaataaatgttCACAAAAGGATAGGTccgcatgtgcgggcaaaacacctagttttatattattttcgaacctaataaaaatatcataaatagtTTTTAGTTTCTATGATAGTGtataaaattcatatattttattttattattagctatgtttcttctatttacttaatgtataaaattatatttaattatttagatttcataattttaaattttaatattattagttagTTGATCTAATGAAATAAACAATTTGATTTTTCGTTCCGGTTTGGTTTCGTTTATAACAAAATCATCTGGATTACTAAAATCTTTAGCCAAATGGATTTAGTTTGGATTCGGCTGGTATGGTTTGGTTTCAGGCCTAACTACTTTTGCTCTGAGACTTGGGTCGGATCTCGGATATCCAAATACTAAACAGAGACTCGGGTCGAATCTCGGATAGTAAATCCACCCTAATCTGCActtcagcagcagcagcaactcCATTGAGCAAGATAAAGGCCAAATCAGATTAAAAGGCCCCACCTTTACACACCCAATCACTCCCCTCAGATTCTCCATAGCGATCAGATTAGATTCAATACAATACGACGGCGAGGGAAAACGAAAAGCTTAATAGAGGCGACAgctgtatatatatagagagagataaCACAGCACAGCAgtaattagggttttgatttaggCGAGAAGCCATGTCAGGTCTCCACAGATCATCAAGCTCATCGAAGAACATCGGAAAGTCCCTCCCTTCCAAGGAGCTTCTCGACGATCTTTGCAGGTATCGAAAAATGTTTCCTTTAGTAGCGAAAGTGAACTCTGATTGGATTTGAttggactctctctctctctcttttccagTCGATTCGTTTTGAACGTTCCTGAAGAAGACCAACAGTCCTTCGAGAGGATTCTCTTTCTGGTGGAGTACGCTTATTGGTACTACGAAGATAACGCTGTGGAGAATGACCCGACGTTAAAGTCTCTGTCTTTGAAGGAGTTTACTTCACTCTGTATCCTTTTCTCTAAGTGTTTGACCTTTAGCATTGTTTTGTGTGGAGATCTGTTTTCCTTGACGTGCTGCCACTAGTGTTCAACAGCTGTGATGTTTTGAGACCTTACGTGTCTAACGTTGATGATATCTTCAAAGACTTTACCTCTTACAAGTGTAGAGTTCCGGTTACTGGAGCTATTATTCTTGATGAAACATATGAACGGGTTAGTTTCTTGTGATGTTTTCTTGTTGGCGTTAAGTTTTACTTGTTTGTTTGTGCTTACGGTTTTTCTCTTTTGTGGGAGTTTTTAGTGTTTGTTGGTGAAGGGGTGGAAAGGGTCTAGCTGGAGCTTTCCCCGTGGGAAGAAGAGTAAGGATGAAGAAGACTATGCGTGTGCTATTCGTGAGGTTTGTGTTGACTATGTTGCTTTCCTGCTGCCTCTTACGTTGTTCATTTGTTTCGTTTCTTTGTAACAAACTTGATAGCTCCAGCACCCACTCGTTTATCATTACTGCATATTGTAAATTAATTCTATGTAATTAGAATTAGATCGTCTGTTGGGTAAGATCGAATTCTGTAGTCATTGTATCTTATGAGTTGGGCTGTATCATACTAACCTCTTGTAGTTGGTGTACTTCATTGGCTGTTGACATTTGCAGATGTGTCAACAGTATGTGCGCATGGTTTTGTACTTTTGTTTAATGTATAGATGATGGAGGTGAAAGAATAGAAGAGAGAATATCTCTCGTATCTTCCGTATTGGTTCAGGATATCTCATTTTCATACTAACATAACCGTTTGATCATGGCAAATGCTGTTTAGAAAGTGATCTTCGTATTTGAGAATATAGTTGAGCAAGGAAATGTTCATCTTAGATCATCATTATTCAGGATCTTTTGCAAATGAGAATAGTTGCTGCTGTCAACGGTCAACTATAGAGGCTATCTAATTCTTTTTACAACTTTTTCGTATAGAAATGGTCAAAGCGCAAAAGGTTTACTTGTAGCTCTCCCTACTGCTATTCTACTTGCTGGAGTTTAGGTGTAATTGTCCTGCTGATTGTTTGTATAAACTTGGATTATGGGTTATTGATGAAAAAGCTTAACGTGTTGTGACATTTGGCTTGGCTATGCTATTTAACTGTTTTTCTGTGCTAAACACAGGTTTTAGAGGAAACTGGATTTGATGTCTCAAAGCTACTCAAGAAAGAAGAATATATTGAGTTTACATTCAGACAGCAAAGAGTGAGACTTTACATTGTTGCTGGGGTGACAGATGATACAGCTTTTGCACCACAAACAAAGAAGGAAATCAGTGTATGTATTTAACAACCAACCTTGTGGGTGTGGTCTTATCTGCGTATCTATGATGGGTGAGTCTCTTACGCGCAGCTGTTATGGAATACTTGTAGGAAATTGCGTGGCATCGGCTCGATCATCTTCAGCCAGCAAGTAATGAGGTGATAACTCATGGAGTTGCTGGTCTCAAGTTGTATATGGTGGCACCTTTTCTTGGGTGAGTAGTGCCTTTTTATTTTGTCCACATAGATTCTTGGGTGATTTCTAGTATTGGTGCGTGGCATTAGAGATTACAAACATATGCAGGTCGTTGAAGTCTTGGATATCGAAGCATCCTGCTCCTGTAAAACGGAGATCTGATAAGCCCCTTAGAGGTTTGACATAGTCCTTTTTGCACCAACCATgcataaaagagagttttttGTATGGCAGAGATCTGACATCATAGGCTTTGTACAGCACTCAGCGTGTGGAATGCAAGGACTAGTAGTACTGGAGGAAACGGAACAACAACGACGACGACAACGGAAAGCTACAATAAGAAGCAGCCCCAACTAATAGAGCGTCCTAAGGATACAGAACCTGGAAACAGTCTCAGAAGCTTCAAGTTCAACACGTCAGCAATCTTGGAATCAGGATTTTCAGCTTGACTAGTCTCTCGGACATATAAGGGTGGTCGGTATTGGGAGCTATGATGCGGTTGGATATGTTCATATGCTtgtactttttctttttcttcggTATCTTCTTTAT is a genomic window of Brassica napus cultivar Da-Ae chromosome A2, Da-Ae, whole genome shotgun sequence containing:
- the LOC111205560 gene encoding mRNA-decapping enzyme subunit 2; translation: MSGLHRSSSSSKNIGKSLPSKELLDDLCSRFVLNVPEEDQQSFERILFLVEYAYWYYEDNAVENDPTLKSLSLKEFTSLLFNSCDVLRPYVSNVDDIFKDFTSYKCRVPVTGAIILDETYERCLLVKGWKGSSWSFPRGKKSKDEEDYACAIREVLEETGFDVSKLLKKEEYIEFTFRQQRVRLYIVAGVTDDTAFAPQTKKEISEIAWHRLDHLQPASNEVITHGVAGLKLYMVAPFLGSLKSWISKHPAPVKRRSDKPLRALSVWNARTSSTGGNGTTTTTTTESYNKKQPQLIERPKDTEPGNSLRSFKFNTSAILESGFSA